One region of Rubripirellula tenax genomic DNA includes:
- a CDS encoding MBOAT family O-acyltransferase produces the protein MLFNSYEFIFLLLPIAFLGNRLLAGRYNARVIWLLACSLFFYAWWNPIYLPLLLATVGFNYTVGKKLCVSRNKQLLVLGVAANLCLIGYFKYANFFVQSVTSLGGGEFTLGQIALPLAISFFTFQQIAYLVDCYSGVSTGYRPMEYALFVSFFPQLIAGPIVHHAEMMPQIRVPSRRIREDLSVGLTIFSIGLFKKAVLADGIAPYANSLFDNESAWHSVTFFHAWIGCLAYGLQIYFDFSGYSDMAIGAARIFGIKLPLNFFAPYRSETISDFWRRWHMTLSHFLRDYLYFPLGGNRKGTLNRYRNLMITMLLGGLWHGAGWTFVLWGLLHGGFLVVQHGWSHMTRGIIGWKGRPPYRMAACAVTFVAVHFAWVYFRAGSLDSANEVARGMVGMNGAAIPDAIFNRLGPLETPLGILGIGEDTASGSLFVAAITWITALLTIVWTMPTTQQFMIQHEPAWEYANVEHMQTLPSPGVGWQVPLTWKPTLGWSIVISLISVAGVLSLAELSEFLYFQF, from the coding sequence ATGCTATTCAATTCATACGAATTCATCTTCTTGCTTTTGCCGATTGCTTTTCTGGGCAATCGGTTGCTGGCAGGGCGGTACAATGCTCGAGTCATCTGGCTGCTGGCGTGTTCTCTGTTCTTTTACGCATGGTGGAATCCGATCTACCTGCCACTGCTGTTGGCGACCGTTGGTTTCAACTACACCGTTGGCAAAAAACTTTGCGTTAGCCGAAACAAACAGTTGCTGGTGCTTGGGGTCGCCGCAAATCTTTGTTTGATTGGCTATTTTAAGTACGCGAATTTTTTCGTTCAAAGCGTGACCAGCCTTGGTGGCGGCGAATTCACTTTGGGGCAAATCGCTTTGCCTCTGGCCATTTCATTTTTCACCTTTCAACAGATTGCGTATCTGGTCGATTGCTATTCGGGGGTTTCAACGGGTTATCGCCCGATGGAATATGCGTTGTTCGTCAGTTTCTTTCCGCAACTGATCGCCGGCCCCATTGTTCATCACGCGGAAATGATGCCACAGATTCGCGTTCCATCGCGTCGGATTCGCGAAGACCTGTCGGTGGGACTCACCATCTTCTCGATTGGGCTGTTCAAGAAGGCGGTGCTTGCCGACGGGATCGCTCCTTACGCCAACTCGCTCTTTGACAACGAATCTGCTTGGCACTCCGTTACGTTCTTTCATGCTTGGATTGGCTGCCTCGCGTATGGGCTGCAGATCTACTTTGACTTTTCGGGCTACTCGGACATGGCCATCGGTGCGGCAAGAATCTTTGGGATCAAGTTGCCGCTAAACTTCTTCGCACCTTATCGATCCGAGACGATCAGCGATTTCTGGCGACGATGGCATATGACGCTTTCACATTTTCTTCGCGACTATTTGTACTTTCCGCTGGGCGGGAATCGGAAAGGCACGCTCAATAGATACCGAAACCTGATGATCACGATGCTGTTGGGTGGGCTGTGGCATGGTGCCGGATGGACGTTTGTCTTGTGGGGGCTCTTGCACGGCGGCTTTCTTGTTGTGCAACACGGCTGGAGCCACATGACACGCGGCATCATTGGGTGGAAGGGACGCCCGCCGTATCGGATGGCCGCTTGCGCAGTCACGTTCGTCGCGGTCCATTTCGCTTGGGTCTACTTTCGCGCGGGCTCACTGGACTCTGCAAACGAAGTGGCCCGAGGAATGGTGGGCATGAACGGAGCTGCAATTCCGGACGCCATTTTCAACCGGCTAGGTCCCTTGGAGACGCCGCTGGGCATCTTGGGCATCGGTGAAGACACCGCAAGCGGTTCATTGTTTGTTGCTGCGATCACTTGGATCACCGCACTTTTGACAATCGTATGGACGATGCCAACGACCCAACAATTTATGATCCAGCACGAACCCGCGTGGGAGTACGCTAACGTCGAACACATGCAGACGCTTCCAAGCCCAGGTGTCGGCTGGCAAGTGCCCCTGACATGGAAGCCAACGTTAGGGTGGTCGATCGTGATCAGCTTGATTTCTGTGGCTGGAGTTCTGTCGCTCGCCGAATTGTCTGAGTTTCTCTACTTTCAGTTTTAG